From a region of the Penaeus vannamei isolate JL-2024 chromosome 2, ASM4276789v1, whole genome shotgun sequence genome:
- the LOC113819955 gene encoding cuticle protein AMP4-like, with translation MKTAVLLALLSVAAAAKLPAGGADTTQVPILRQNQVNPDLGAHNFEFESANGIVFQEAGQEGAAGGATRVGSFSYPQEDGSLVEVKFVADENGFQPDSAILPVAPAFPHPIPQYVLEQIEFARLEDERKAREGKTL, from the exons ATGAAGACT gccgtcctcctcgccctcctctccgtcgccgccgccgccaagcTCCCCGCGGGCGGCGCCGACACGACCCAGGTGCCCATCCTTCGCCAGAACCAGGTGAACCCCGATCTGGGCGCCCACAACTTCGAGTTCGAGTCGGCCAACGGCATCGTGTTCCAGGAGGCGGGCCAGGAGGGCGCTGCCGGCGGCGCCACTCGCGTCGGCTCCTTCAG ctaccCCCAGGAGGACGGGTCCCTCGTCGAAGTGAAGTTCGTGGCCGACGAGAACGGGTTCCAGCCCGACTCGGCCATCCTGCCCGtggcccccgccttcccccaccccatcccccagtaCGTCCTCGAGCAGATTGAGTTCGCCCGCCTCGAGGACGAGCGCAAGGCCCGCGAGGGCAAGACCCTGtaa